TAAAAAAGATAAGCTTAGATAATGATTCCAACAAAAGAAAAGATTTTACATATCTTCCCATTATAACTATAGATGGACAATCAACATTAGATTATGATGATGCGCTAAGCTTAGAAAAAATTGGAAATCTTTATCAAGTTGGAATTCATATTGCCGATGTTGGCTACATTATAAAAAAAGGCGATTTTATTGATGAAGAAGCTTTTACAAGGGCAAGTTCAATATATATGCCTGATAAAAAAATTTCAATGCTACCTCATATTCTTTCAGAAGATAGTTGTAGTTTAAAAGCTGAAGAAATAAGACCTGCTATAAGCATAATGGCAACAATGAACCAATTTGCTGATATTTTAAATTACGAAATTGTACCATCTTTTATTAAAGTTAAAAGACAGTTAAGCTACAGCCATGTTGCTACAATATTAGATCAAGATGAAGAACTAAAAATGCTTTTTGTGCTTGCTCAAAATTTTAGACAAAAACGATTAGATAATGGTGCTGTACTTATAAACCTTCCAGAAATAAATATATGGATTGGAGACGATGGAGATATAGTATTAAAAAGAAGTGAAAAGGAAAACCATGCTCGAATCCTTGTGTCTGAAATGATGATACTGGCTAATTGGCTTATGGCAAAATTCATCGCTGAAAATAAAATTCCAGCTGTATTTAGATCCCAAGGTGAACCTTCCGCCCGCCTATATAAAAAAAATGAAGAAGGAAGCCTTTTTCAAAATTGGATGCAAAGAAAGCATCTAAATCGTTTTGTGCTAGGCACTCATCCTGAACATCATTCAGGTCTTGGTCTTGGAGCTTATGTTACAGCCACATCACCTATTAGAAGATACTATGATTTAATTACCCAAAGACAAATAAAAGCCATACTTGGTTTAGAAGAGCCATATTCAAAGGAAGAAGTTAGGATGGCTATGCTTTCCCTTGAGCAACCCATGAGACTTATTTCTAAAATACAAATATTAAGTTATAGGTATTGGCTCTTAAAATATCTTGAAAAGGAAATTGGAACTAAAGAAGAAGCTATAGTTCTTGAAAAACAAAAAAATCAACATTGGGTTTTAATTCCTAAATATATGATTGAATGTCAGATTCCATCTTCTGGTCTTGATTTAAAGCCTAAAGATATTGTCCAAATTACCATTCAAAATGTAAATGCCAGAAAAGATATATTATCTGTTTTTGTTTAGATATATTCTAAAAAAAGAATATATCTAAACAGTCAAAATATGCAAATCTAATACTTTTGGCCTTAATCATATCTTTGCTAATAACATATATTCTGTTTTAGGAATATATTATCGTTTTCCCAATTTTGCTACAGACTCAATGTGATAAGTATGGGGAAACATATCGACAGGTTTTACCTCTATTACATTATAAAAATCTTTCATCATAGCAAGGTCTCTCGCCATTGTTGCAGGATTGCATGAAACATATACTATTTTTTCTGGAGCCATTGTTATTATTTGTTTTACAACGTCTTTGTGCATACCTACTCTTGGAGGGTCAATTATAACTACTTCAGGCTTTTTTTCTATTTTAGCAATAGCATCTTTTACGTCCCCAAGTATAAATTCGCAATTATCTACTTTGTTATTTCGGCAATTTTTTTCAGCGTCCTTTACAGCTTCTGGAACAATTTCTATTCCTGCAATTTTATCAGCATAAGGAGAGAGTATTATAGGTATCGTCCCTGTTCCTGTATATATATCTAAAATAGTTTTACCTTTGCAGTCTCCTACAAAGTCTCTAACAATTCCATAAAGAATTTCAGCACCATAGGTATTTGTCTGAAAAAAAGAATTAGCTGATATTTCAAATTCAAACCCTAAAATAGATTCTGATATATGATTTTTTCCAAAAATGCTTAATTCATATTCACCAATTGCAACTGATGATTTTCTGCTTGTAACATTATTTATTATTGAAGTAATTTCTTTATATGACTTAGTAAGTTCTTCTGCAAAAGATTGAACAATTTGTTTATCTTCTTTTGAAGTAATAATATTTATCATCCATGCATTTTCTTTAAAGGAATGCCTTAACATTAAAAATCTCCAAAATCCTGTATGGCTTTTAATGCCATATAAAGGAATTTTAGATTTTTTTATAAAATCTTTTGCCGTTACTAAAATGTCATTTCCTACATCCTGCTGAAGAAGACATAAATCAATATCAATGACTTTATCAAATAAAAGAGGGGCATGGAGACCTATCGCAAAACTTGAATCAATGTTTTCCTGTCCCATTTCACTTGGCATAATCCAGCGTTTAT
The window above is part of the Desulfobacterales bacterium genome. Proteins encoded here:
- the rlmD gene encoding 23S rRNA (uracil(1939)-C(5))-methyltransferase RlmD, with translation MNIKKNEIIEIHVTDIAFGGKGISKKDGFTIFVDNAIPDDIVNVKIIKVKKNYAESKIIDIISPSPFRIKPPCQYNDYCGGCKWQFLEYEKQLEYKQKHVEDSLVHIGMLKDIKVHTVHPSPLKFGYRNKMEFSCSDKRWIMPSEMGQENIDSSFAIGLHAPLLFDKVIDIDLCLLQQDVGNDILVTAKDFIKKSKIPLYGIKSHTGFWRFLMLRHSFKENAWMINIITSKEDKQIVQSFAEELTKSYKEITSIINNVTSRKSSVAIGEYELSIFGKNHISESILGFEFEISANSFFQTNTYGAEILYGIVRDFVGDCKGKTILDIYTGTGTIPIILSPYADKIAGIEIVPEAVKDAEKNCRNNKVDNCEFILGDVKDAIAKIEKKPEVVIIDPPRVGMHKDVVKQIITMAPEKIVYVSCNPATMARDLAMMKDFYNVIEVKPVDMFPHTYHIESVAKLGKR
- a CDS encoding RNB domain-containing ribonuclease — translated: MEKGNIIEFIDNQRILCAVIMEIKKQQRIRILTEEAKEVILPANRIAHKSNNHNINISIGLNKIVESIKQRVSAREHLKKEIDIKELWDVLYTENEWVDINTMTSLCFSKNINGDHESAVLRAFFDNKLYFKFSQDKFLPYSEIQVERNIAQIKEAEKRQALINDGIEWVKKGINDDSINIIGDRSYFVNILKSYFLFDKESKHFTIAKAIASGAKIDTPDILFNFLVKIGAWDKNENIELLRHNVPIEFPKNVLEKANESSLSLKKISLDNDSNKRKDFTYLPIITIDGQSTLDYDDALSLEKIGNLYQVGIHIADVGYIIKKGDFIDEEAFTRASSIYMPDKKISMLPHILSEDSCSLKAEEIRPAISIMATMNQFADILNYEIVPSFIKVKRQLSYSHVATILDQDEELKMLFVLAQNFRQKRLDNGAVLINLPEINIWIGDDGDIVLKRSEKENHARILVSEMMILANWLMAKFIAENKIPAVFRSQGEPSARLYKKNEEGSLFQNWMQRKHLNRFVLGTHPEHHSGLGLGAYVTATSPIRRYYDLITQRQIKAILGLEEPYSKEEVRMAMLSLEQPMRLISKIQILSYRYWLLKYLEKEIGTKEEAIVLEKQKNQHWVLIPKYMIECQIPSSGLDLKPKDIVQITIQNVNARKDILSVFV